The genomic region CAACACAcaaatgcatgtgtgcatacacacacacacacacacacacacacacacacaccccagccaTCTATTTCCTTGACCCATAGCCCAGCAGcaactatttttacattttctggtatttttctggagatttaaaaaaattccattttgggTGTATATTCTTTGTCCGTTTTTATATACAAATGGCAGATGGCAACACAAGAAGCTTTGCACCTGGCTTTGCTTGTTGATGGGAGACTGGGAACCAGCCTGCATCCAGTATCTACATCAGGGCTGGGGCAAAGTACTGGCTGGGTTTGAGGTTGAATCTGCCTCTCCCCTAGTCCATCAGCAGCTTAAAATACTACAATCCACTGGTCTGTTCCAGATAAAACCTTCCCTTCCCTGACTCTGTGGCTACAGCATTGGAGCTGCTGCCTAGGCTAAAATTAGGTAGAGGAATTGGGGGATTGAAAATTAAGTGACCCTGACCATCCCCGGTAAAACAAAGACCTCAGGGAGTCATGTCCTAATCAGCAACTCGGAGAGCACTCAGTCTCCAAGAAGTCACAAGAGCTGGGGTTGGTGGCCTCCGAAAAATCCAGAAACTGAACTTCAGGACGTCTCAGGGTGGTAGTGACACCCAGCAAAGGTTGGACAGATTTCCCCCTCAATTTTGCGCTTTCAACCTTGAAGCCAGAGAGGATGAGAAGGGCTTCCGCATTTGGAGCACTGAAATTTGGACTGTGCAAAGTTAGAGATGACTCCCTAAAGAGGCAGTGATCTCCCTATCATTGGAGAATTTGATAGCTGTCAAAATGCAAGTTGCATCTTCCTCATATTTCAACACCAGAGTCCAGATATGCAGAAGCAACAGCCCACCCTGCCAGGCTTTCCATGCGGTGGGAGTTTTCAGGAGGTGTCCACTGTCTCCCACCTGATTCAGAATTACATGCACAAGCCTCTGCCATGGCCTAGAAGGCCCTGAGCTGTCTGCCACCCCCACATCTCCACCTTGCCTCCTGCTACTGTCTGCTAGCTCACTAGACTCACGCCAGCCCTTCCAGGCCCCTTAGCCGTATGTTTTAGGCATATGTCTCAGTCACTGCAGGGGCTTTGCATTCATGGTCCTTCTGGCTGGCATGTTCCCCCCTCCATGCTCCCTAAGCCCCACACTCCAGAACCACAGGGTTCCTTCCTCCACATCATTTGGGGCCTCTCCATATCTCAAGAGGCATCTTCTTTGATTCTTCAGCCCTTTGTTCCACTTTATTTCCTTTCACAGCATCCACTGCCACCAGCATTGACATCACGAATCTTTGCTCAGTGTCCATCTTTCCCACCTAGAAGGCCCTGCAAGGGCTTCTCTTGCACGCTCCATAAATGCCGATCGACAGCAGCAGAGACACAGTGCCAACACCcatcctgctccttctgcccagGACAGCCAGGCACCTGCCATCTCTGGCTCAGTcttctatttccttctgcagagggaagcctggagccaCAGATTGAAGATCTGATTAACCGGATTCATGAGCTTCAGCaaggtaaactccaggatttaAGATCCACTGGCCAAGAGGGGCCTGGGCTGGGGAAGGCCCCACTGCATCACCTGTAAGATCCAGGCCCCTCTAGACTGTCTGAAGGTGGGTGTGTAGCATCCTGGGCTGCAGGAGAACACAGCAAGGCTGGAGGCCGCCTCACACTGTGTCTTCGTCCTTTCTCTGGCCCAGCAAAGGAGAAATCCAGTGAGGAACTGGGAGAAGCCCAAGCTCTTTGGGAGGCCCTGCGTCGGGACCTGGACTCCTGTAAGTGGGACCAGCAGAAGGGCGCAGAGAGCTCGTGGCCAGTGCTgacctcagggtctttgcacaggctgttcccTCCACCTTTGATACTTTCATCCTACATAACCCACATCACCTCGCGCTGTTTTGAGTCACCTTTCAGCTGAAATTTCACCCCAACAGGTCTACCTTGGCGGCCCCTTCTAAACACCGAATACCACCTCATCTCGcacaccgccccccccacccccaccagtttGATTTATTTCTTCACAGCCTTTATTCCTGCTTGTCATGGTGtactttttgcatttctcatcCTCTCCACATTCTACTGTGCACGTGCTACACAAGGGAGCCCTGTAGTCCTTCACCCCTTCTTACAGGGTGTGTGGGCTCCCAGGGGAAAAAAGCTGGATCAAGGTGGTCCCTAGCGGGAGATGGGTGCAGGGCCAGCAAGAAGACACTGCCCTCCCCTGAGGTTATTGTACCttctgtgtgacctggggcctTCCCTTTGCATGAAGTTGCAGTCTGGGCATAGGATGAGGCCCCTGGAGACTCAAAGTGTCCCTGTGTTTTCCAGTGAATGGAGAGAAAGTGCACCTAGAGGAGGTTTTGAGCAGGAAGCAAGGTATTTACCAGCCCCTTCGTCCTCATTATTCTACCTGGTCCCCCTACAAAAGCTTGAAGTTCCCAGGTAGCCAGAGGAATCCCCCTGAGATCAGAGGCCAGGTGCTTCCCTCTCTGCTCAGACCCGCCCCTCAGCTGCCCTCTGACTTGGAGTAAACACTGAAGTCCCCTCAGTGTCCTGGCCAGTGTGCTGTGAGGCCCCTTCTGCCCCATCTGACTCCTCAGAGCCCCCTGGTCCCTCTCCCCCCAGAGGCACTGCGGACCCTCCAGCTGTACTGCCAGAGGAAGGCGGAGGAGGCACAGAGGTAAGAGGTCCCTCCTGGTTCTTCCCCGCCTCATTTCCCGGCCTGAAGGAGGAGGGGGCCAGAGCTAGGGGAAAGAAATCTTGGACACACACTCATTTTCCCTTTGTATAAAATCAAGTGGCTAGATGAGAGCCTCTCCTGCTCACCTTTGATAAGAGGTAGTGTTCAGatgaactcatttaatcattCATTGCTAGTTTCTTTATCAAGTGGATACTAAATTCCATCCACTGGTATTATTTTAGGTCTTCCCCTATCCAGCTCTTCTGCCATCCAAAACATTTATCTGTCTGCTCATGTATGCCCCCAGCCACCCATTTATGCACCCGTCCATCTACCGACCCATCCATCCACTCTCCCATACATCCAACCAACTATCCAACTCTCCAGCCAGCCAGACAGCCATTAATCTCTCCAGCCTTCCATCTAATCATCTTTCATCCATCCAGCCATTCTTTCTTTTGTCCATGTTTCTAGTCATCCATGTAGCCATTCATTTCTTTACCCAGCCATCCAGCCAGCCAGCTATCTATCAGTCTTCCCTGTAtttctccatccatccattatcCTTCCACTCATCATTCCTCTAACCAGACATCATCTCTCCAGCCTATCACCTATTTTCCATCTATCTCTCCATCCTTTGAACCTTTGCTTAACACATTTTTGTGACCAGAGGTCTCACACTCTGGGGCATCAAGATTTTAATAACATGGGAAAACCTGATGACAGATAGTGAAAGTGTATATATGCTTAATCACACCACATCTACCACTGTCCGAGGAGCAGATAGTGTTCAGTTATCAACCAGTCCTCACAATGACAGTCCCACCATTTTATATGTGAGGAAACAGATCCACAGAGGTTGAATAACTTGTATAAGATTATAGTGGAATAGCAGATCCAGGCTTCAACCCTGGACTTTAGAATGTATGAAACTAAACCAATGTATACCCTTCACAGGGATTTCTTGGAAAGGCATGGTTTGATGGGAGACAGAATGGACAGGATGAGAGTGTCAGGAAAGGCTTATAATGTcacatttgatttaaaaaaaggagaatgaTAAAGATTCTGAACAGACTCCCAGCCCCACTCCGGCTAGAAGGCTTGGTGGCTCATTCAGAGACTATAACTGagggttttctttcctttcccaggaACTACATGTTGGCAGAGCACACAGAGCAAATTTCTATCCAAAACTCTCAGATCACAGAGACTcgaggacagaggaagctggggtAACCCTGGGGTGACCCTGGGTCTAGGGCTTGGAGTGGGCTGGTgtgggggatgggagtggggCTTGCCTGAGGGAGAGCTTGTTGGAAGGCATGTTTGTTGCAAGGTGAGCTGTTGGATGCAAGGCTTGGAGGACAAAACCCATGAAGGGGCTCCTAGCAGAGGGAGCCCTAGGTACAGATCTGAAGCCCCAGACTGGGTCTGGCTGGGTGTCAGTCCTACCCTGTGCTTGCTTATTCCTGGATGTCGGCCCCTAGGTTGCCCATGGAAGAACAGCTGGAGGATTTGAGAGGCTCGCACAAGGACCTCTGGGAATTCCACGTGAGCCATTATCATTGCCTCTGTTGAAGCCCCTCCTCCCCTGGCTCCAGCATGTCTGCTGATGGGCCCAGGGTCCTCCTACTGCTCAGGCCCAACGCCAAGGGGTGGCCCTTGACTCCTTTCTTCCTGTCACCCGCTCAGCCCAGTCCACCCAGCAAACTCTCACCAACCCCCACCGCCGCACTCAGCCTCCGGTGCCCAGACTGTTGCCCTGGTCTTTGCTAACCTCGCTCCCCTCCTGCTCGCCTAGAGTACCCATCCTGCAGTAGCAAGTGGGAACTCTGACCCAGACATGGCCAGGCCATCCCTTCATTCAGCCAGTGTCTCTGGATGTGTCCAGCGGCACTCCAGAGGGGCCAAGTCTTTGCTGTCCCCAAGCTGGTTAGCGGCACGGGGTGGGCATGCCCAGAgtctaaaacaagaaaataagtcGATAGATCCTGTAACGCCAGTGGGAAAGTCCTCTGTGAGCAGGTGTCATCTGAACATAGACACGGGTTAATAAGCAAGGAAGCCATGCAGTTGTCAGAGTGCAAATGTCCCTGGGAGGGAACCGTGCCTGGTGTATTTGAGGAAGAGCAAACCGTGGGGCTGGAGGATGAAAGAGTGGGAAGAGGTGAGGTTTAAGAGGTACACGGGGACCTGGCGAGTGACTGAGGGGGAAAGCGTATCTCCCCGAGCCCCCCAGGTCCCAGCAGAAGCTGCACACCGAATGAATGGGTAGCTGAATGAAGGCATGAACCCACTAATTCAGATAAGGACTTTCCGAGAGGCGCGGAAGAGGAGGGGACCAGGAGGAGCGCTGCAGGGACAGGGCTCCTCTCTCTCTTCGCAGATGCTGAAGCGGCGACTGGCCTGGGAGATCCGTGCCCTGCAGAGCAGCCAGGAGCAGCTGCTCACCGAAGGTGGGACCTgggcccggggcgggggcggggccggggcggccgGCGGGAGCCCCGGCGCCGCCCACGACGCCCCGCCCGCCCGCAGAGAGGCAGGCGCTGGCCCGGCTGGAGGACGTGGAGCGGCTGCTGCTTGCGCCGCCCGAGGCCCCCGCCGCCCGGACGGCGATCGGCGGGTGAGAGGgccggggaggtggggaggggccgaGGCCTGCCCCCAGCGCTGGCTCCCTGGAGGGCGCGCCCCCGGGGGTCCTCAGCGCCCCTTCCCTGCAGGCTGAAGGCGGAGCCGGAGAAACTCCGGGGGGAGGCCCCCGCCCAGACCCGGAGCACTCCAGAGGACCGTGCCGGCTCTGGAGAGGTAGAGGGCCGGCAGGCGCGCCAAGACAGAGCAGGCGGCGAGGGCCCGGGGTCCCTGCGGGAGGCACGCGTGCGGGCGCAGGGCGtcctcggggggggggggggggggggcccggGCCCGCCCCAGCAGGCCTGACGCCCGCCCCCCAACCCTAGCAGGCCGacccccctctccccctcccagcAGGCCTGACTCCcgctcccccgccccccagcagGCCGGCCCCCAGCTCCCCAGTGAGGGCGACCTGGCGCCACCGATGGAGCTGGTCCCGACGGCACCCCCAGGCCAGTAGGACCCACCCGGCCCCACCTTCCTTCAAGCTCGCCCGGAAATAAAGGCCACGTTTGCGGACCCTGCTCCTCCTCTGCGggctgagtctgtgctctggggTCTTTGAGGGTCGGGGTCGGGGTCGTGCCCCACTCCTCGCTTCACCCGAGGGGGTGGGGCGGCCAGGCAGCCTGGGCGGGGCCTCAGCCGGCCTCCGCCCACCAGCCCCTTGGCGGGCTCGAAACGTCTCTGTCTGTGTGAGTGTCAAGGCCGCTCCATTTCCTTGGCCTCATCTCGGATTCCTGAATTTTATCAGTAAGGGCTAAGTAagatgtgtgctcagttatgtccgactctgcaacccaggagctgtagcccgccaggctcctctgtccaagaaattctcccaagaatactgaagtgtgttgccgttgccttctccaggggatcttctccaaccagggatccagGGAGTCTTTTGCGTCTCCCGCTTTGGCAGTCGCATTCTTTACCACCACGCCACGTGGGGAAGCCTCAAGGGCTAAAGGGGACGTGGCAAGAACCCACTGCAGGTCCTGTCAGTCTGCTGGGGTTCAGAGCAAAATCCCAGCCTGCAGAGCCCCTGCAttccccaaccccccccccccgcccccacctccccgccccagGCCTCACCTCTCACATCCTCATGTGCGCTTCTAGCCGCAAAGATGATTTTCCACCCTTCTCCCAGCACTTTGTCATCTCAGGGCCTCTGCTCTGCTGTGTCCTCatctgggttgccatttccccagtCTTCCCAGACCGCAGAGCCCGTTAAGTATATCAGCTGCTCAGGAGGCTGGCCTCGGGGACCCAGTTGCTACTTACCAAGCACGTATGGGTTTAATAAGCATTTGCTGAACATCTGCTTGTGCCCCAGGCACTGCTGTAGGCCCTGGAGTTTAAATAGCAGGTGGGGGAAGATCTCAGTGAGGAAGTGGGCCAGATGAGGGGGGGGTACCCTGGGCAGCAGGGTCGGGTGGGCACAGGCTGAGTGTGTAGGGGGAGTGGAGGAGGGTAGCTGAGTTTGCTCTGTTTGGGGAGCATCTGGAGGTGTGGTGACACAGAGGGAGGTGAAGAGGGATGGGAGATAATGTCAGAGAATCCCTGGGGGGCCAGTTCAGATGGCTCTCGTCTTTCTAGTCTGTTCTGAGCACAAGACCTGGTGCACAGCAAATGTCAGTAAATGTTGGCGATCACTTATGACGATGATGAGTCATTATATCCCAGTCCACCTATGTCACACAAATGGGGACAGCCCGGATAGTCCACTGACATCCCTTTCCTCCTaagatttgaatcctggctccccTGGTCACTGAGTGACCTCAGGCAAAATGTTTAATGTCTACAAAACTCAGTTACCATAGTTGCAAAATGGTGACACCAAGTGCACAGAACTTATAAACTTGGTCAACTCCTCCTTCCAAAATCTCCCGAACCCTTAGCTAAGTGAAATTGCCCCTCATGTGAATACAGTGCAATACACAAGGAGACGGTGGGCACATGGGACTTCCTCTCTCAGACTGAACTCTGAAAGTGGAGACTCACTCGACCCAATTGGAGGAAACTCACATCTCAAAAGGCACAGAGAAAAATGCAAGTACCACCACAAATGGCTTTTGTTTGCTAAGTTCAGAGGTTTTACAAATATCTGCAAGGTTTTTGAGATGAATAGggaatgtttgctgctgctaagtcgcttcagtcgtgtccgactctgcgaccatagacggcagcccaccaggctcctctgtccacgggattctctaggcaaggatactggagtgggttgccatttccctctcccagGGAATGTTTGGGACTTGGTAAAAAAGAATAGGTGGGCTTTGAATTATTTCTGGAGGCACATGTCTGATGTTGTGAAGATTTGTAAGAAAAGTACAGTTTTTAATTCCTCAAAGGATTGGGCCCACCTGAATGATATGGAAGTTGCCCTACTCTCCCAACTACATTATCCTCAGTTTGCTTCTGTATATCAGGGAGAAGATTTTCAACTAAGATGGAAGTCAGAAGATTCCCTTGTCCTAGGTTTAGAGCTATGTGTCTTGGGAATGTTTTAGTAATCCTTCCACGAAGGCTTCAGAAGGTTTTTCCCTGCTCTGGGTACATggtttcattttaacttaaagGAGAAAGccttgggggaaaaaactcaTGTCAGGCTCTGAATATCAGCTTCCAACTTGGTCAGCTTCTGaccattctttaaaaagaattctctCAAATACCTTGTCAGGTTTCAGCCGAGACAAAGCAAATATTCTTGGCAGTATTGCACAGTTGCTTGGGTGTGTAGGGCTGGAAAATTTTCCACCTTCTtcccttctaggttctttggctggcctaataattaaattgatgtAAGAGAGTAATAGGAGAAACAAATTTATGGAGCCCCATAAAGATATGAAGGCTTAAAAGACAGCCAGGTAACAACATCCTGTGTAACACCAGAGCTAAGGAGAGGGGTAGGGGTCTGATGATACAAAGGGGAGGAAGGTAATTCACAGGAAAGCAGAGGAGATGTTGCAGAAACAAAGATTGCCTGGTTAGCACATACGTTTCTTAGGTAAAACTGAAACCACACACCTCAGAtggaactcagttcagttcagttgctcagtcgtgtccgactctttgcgaccccatgaatcacagcacgccaggcctccctgcagacccagccaaaacccagatTAGGTCTTGAACCCGCAGGCTAGGACTCAAACCCACTATCTTTCTATTGAAATCCCACACCGGTCTTAAGACAAGCTCGAGTTCTtcatgtctcattgcagaaagaattcagtgagaggcaaagtgatagataagaaatgaatttatttagagagatacacattccatagacagaatgtAGTCTATCTCAAAGGTTGAGAGTGGCCCCGAAATACGGGTGGTTAATTTCTGTGgcctgggtaatttcataggctaataagTGGAAGGATTATTCCAACAATttgggggaagggatggggaTTTCCAGCAATTGGGCCACCACTCTGGCTTTTTATGATCAGCCTCTGAATGGTCATGGGACCTGTGGCTGTATCATTCAGCATATGCTAATATTTACAAtgaacacatgctgctgctgctgctaagtcgcttcagtcatgtccgactccgttccatcccatagacggcagcccaccaggctctgcagtccctaggattctccaggcaagaacactggagtgggttgccatttccttctccagtgcatgaaagtgaaaagaaagggaagttgctgagtcgtgtccgactcttagtgaccccatggactgcagcccaccaggctcctctgtccatgggattttccaggcaagagtactggagtggagtgcctttgccttctctgaatgaacACATAATGAGGTGCAAAGTCCACTGAAAGTCACATCTTCCGACGTCTTATACCTCACTGGTTCTGAACAGTTTATGTTGTATCCTCACCAGCTTTGTCATTCTTTTGAAAGTTGTgcccagccccttccctcctgtttcaaaaTGCTATCTTTGATAATACTTTTCTTTCTGGTACAGGCCTTCTTTCCAGTGTAAATTAGGCAGTGGAAGGGAAGGTAAAGAGCTTCTCCTGAATCTACTGAGTTCTTGGTTGCCtttagctaaaaaaaaataatcctcatATGTAActggcatattttggggtggcaaaatCCACTCGCCTTCAGCTGCAAGAGATATTCCTAAGGAGAGTGCAAAAGATACTACCCTCCCAAGACCCAAATCATTCCCAAAACACAGCCGAGAGATAGATGTAGGCAGTTGCCTTGAAAGCTGGCAACAATCAGTAGAACTTTAGTTGCCACTGGCGTTTCTTTCTGCATTTCTACCCTGCATTTCCTTCTGATCACATCTTGGGGCCCCCAACTTGACTGTTCCAAAGCTAAGGTCTCAGTACATAAAATCAGACAAACAAGAAAAGCAAAGGCTATTCTGGGAGAGAAAGGTTCAACAACCAATAGGtactaacaaaatgaaggataaaaatcatgatcatttcaatagacacagaaaaagcatttgacaaatttcaacatccatttatgataaaaattctcaacagagTGGGTATAGATTGAATGTACCTCAATATAGTAAAGTCCATATATGACAAGACAAGAGCTAAAATtatactcagtggtaaaaagctgaaagcttttcctttaagatcaggaacaagacaaggatgcccactctagccagttttattcaacacagtattgaaAATCTTGGCTAGAGCAATcaggaagaagagataaaaagcaatgaaattggaaaggaagaggtaaaactatTATTGTGGACAACATGATTTTGTatatggaaaaccctaaagactctaccagaaaactgttagaactaatacacatatttagtaaagttgcagggttAAGCAAAGTCAATGTACAAAACTGTTATGTTCTTAAATACTATCAACAAACTAttagagaaatcaagaaaataatcttGTTTATAATTgcatcagaaagaagaaaatgcataGGAATAGATTTAACCAAGGCAGGTGGCAAAAGATCCATACACTGAGAACTGtgagacattgatgaaagaaactgaagaagacacaatggattggaaaaaataatattgtaaaaatgtcCATGTTACCCAaaatgatctacagattcaatgcaatcctcaTTGAAATCTCAGtggcattttcacagaaatatttaGAACACATAATACTAAAAtctgtatggaaccacaaaatatCCTGAATATTGAGATATTGAGCCAAAGCAGTATTGAGAAAGAGGAATGATGCTGGATGCATcatactttctgatttcaaactgtactacaaagctatagtaatcatggctctggcataaaaacagacacataaatcagTGAAATGAACAAAGAGCTCAGAGATAGACCCAAGCGTATATAGTCAATTTAtgccaagaatatacagtggggaagGGACAGTCTCTTTAGTAAAttgtgctaggaaaactggaccaCTAtttcataccatacacaaaagctaactcaaaatggattaaaggtttGAATGCAGTACCAGAAACTgtgaaactcctagaagacaaCATAGGCGGTAAGGTGTTTGACATTGCTCTTTGTGATGTTTTTTTGGATCTGACTCCAAAGGCAGTGAC from Bubalus bubalis isolate 160015118507 breed Murrah chromosome 18, NDDB_SH_1, whole genome shotgun sequence harbors:
- the SYCE1L gene encoding synaptonemal complex central element protein 1-like isoform X1, giving the protein MSQSLQGLCIHGPSGWHVPPSMLPKPHTPEPQGSFLHIIWGLSISQEASSLILQPFVPLYFLSQHPLPPALTSRIFAQCPSFPPRRPCKGFSCTLHKCRSTAAETQCQHPSCSFCPGQPGTCHLWLSLLFPSAEGSLEPQIEDLINRIHELQQAKEKSSEELGEAQALWEALRRDLDSLNGEKVHLEEVLSRKQEALRTLQLYCQRKAEEAQRNYMLAEHTEQISIQNSQITETRGQRKLGLPMEEQLEDLRGSHKDLWEFHMLKRRLAWEIRALQSSQEQLLTEERQALARLEDVERLLLAPPEAPAARTAIGGLKAEPEKLRGEAPAQTRSTPEDRAGSGEQAGPQLPSEGDLAPPMELVPTAPPGQ
- the SYCE1L gene encoding synaptonemal complex central element protein 1-like isoform X2, giving the protein MSQSLQGLCIHGPSGWHVPPSMLPKPHTPEPQGSFLHIIWGLSISQEASSLILQPFVPLYFLSQHPLPPALTSRIFAQCPSFPPRRPCKGFSCTLHKCRSTAAETQCQHPSCSFCPGQPGTCHLWLSLLFPSAEGSLEPQIEDLINRIHELQQAKEKSSEELGEAQALWEALRRDLDSLNGEKVHLEEVLSRKQEALRTLQLYCQRKAEEAQRNYMLAEHTEQISIQNSQITETRGQRKLGLPMEEQLEDLRGSHKDLWEFHMLKRRLAWEIRALQSSQEQLLTEERQALARLEDVERLLLAPPEAPAARTAIGGLKAEPEKLRGEAPAQTRSTPEDRAGSGEAGPQLPSEGDLAPPMELVPTAPPGQ
- the SYCE1L gene encoding synaptonemal complex central element protein 1-like isoform X3, translated to MAGKLEPREVKSPKVVEDGEGQTKSSEKTEDLLEMVKKLQKEGSLEPQIEDLINRIHELQQAKEKSSEELGEAQALWEALRRDLDSLNGEKVHLEEVLSRKQEALRTLQLYCQRKAEEAQRNYMLAEHTEQISIQNSQITETRGQRKLGLPMEEQLEDLRGSHKDLWEFHMLKRRLAWEIRALQSSQEQLLTEERQALARLEDVERLLLAPPEAPAARTAIGGLKAEPEKLRGEAPAQTRSTPEDRAGSGEQAGPQLPSEGDLAPPMELVPTAPPGQ